From Thermococcus barophilus MP:
AAAGACTTTTATAACTCCCCCTTCTACTTCCCAGAGAACATTTAGGTTCAACGCTTTTACAGGTGATGACAATGAAGAGACTGCTGAAACCAGCCAAAGAAGTTGGTATTGTTGGATACGGTGCCTATGTACCTATGTTCAGAATTAAAAATGCCGAAATAGGCAGAGTATGGGGAGTTAATGGATTCCCAATTGAGGAAAAAGCTGTTAACAACCTCGATGAGGACGCATTAACAATAGGGATTGAGGCAGCAAGAAATGCTCTGAAGAGAGCTAAAATTGATCCCAAGCTTATTAGAGCAATATGGTTTGGTTCTGAATCAAAACCCTACGCAGTTAAACCTTCTGCAACTGTTATAGCTGAAGCAATTGGGGCAACTCCAGATTTAGACGCTGCAGATTTTGAATTTGCTTGTAAAGCTGGAACAGAAGCATTGCAAGCAGCAATAGGCTTTGTCGGCTCTGGAATGGCAGAGTATGCAATGGCCATTGGAGCAGACACTGCTCAGGGGAGACCCGGTGACCATCTTGAATTCACGGCTGCTGCTGGAGGAGCGGCTTACATTGTCGGAGAAAAGAGCTCAGAAACTTTGGCATATTTTGAAGGGAGCTACTCCTACGTTACAGATACCCCGGACTTCTGGAGGAGACAGCATGAGCACTATCCAAGACATGGAAACAGATTTACCGGTGAGCCAGCTTACTTCCACCATGTTATCAGTGCCGCCAAAGGATTAATGGAAGAGCTGGGTTTGACAGTCAATGATTTCGACTATGCCGTTTTCCACCAGCCAAATGTAAAGTTTCCACTCACAGCTGCAAAGATTTTGGGCATTCCAATTGAGAAGGTCAAACCCGGTCTTCTCAGCGGAATAATCGGTAACACGTACAGCGGTGCGACTTTAGTTGGAGTTTCCGCTGTTCTGGACATAGCGAAGCCGGGCGAGAGAATCCTCTGGGTCAGCTTTGGCTCGGGAGCGGGAAGCGACGCTTTCAGCTTAGTCGTGCAAGATGCAATTGAGGAAAAGAGAGACCTTGCTCCCAAAACCTGGGACTACATAAACAGGAAGAAGTACATTGACTATGCACTGTACGTAAAGCACAGAGGAAAGTTGATAATGTGAGGTGGTTGAGATGAAAAAGGCTGTAATAATTGGAGTTGGCATGACCCCTGTTGGGGAGCACTGGAAAACTTCACTTAGAGACTTAGCTGTCGAAGCTTTGCTGAATGCAATGGATGATGCTAACCTTGACAAAGTTGATTCTCTCTATGTGGGAAACATGATTTCGGGACCATTCGTTGAACAGGAGAATCTCGGAGCACTTATAGCTGACTGGGCTGGTTTGGGACACATCCCCGCTGTAAAAATTGAAGCCGCTTGTGCTTCTGGAGGAGCAGCAGTTCAAGAAGGTGCTAAAGCAGTCATGAGCGGTCTTGAAGACGTTGTTGCCGTCGTTGGAGTGGAAAAGATGACGGATGCATGGCCAAGTGACGCCACGAGATACTTAGCTTATGCCTCTGATGCTGAATGGGAGCTCTTCCACGGAGCGAGCTTTGTAGCTTTGAATGCACTTGTCATGCGCTACTACATGCACACATACGGCTATACGGAGGAGGATTTGGCTTTATTCGCTGTTAACGCTCACATAAACGGTGCAAAGAACCCATATGCAATGTTTAAAAAGCCAATAAAAGTTGAAACTGTGCTTAGGAGCCCATACATAGCTGATCCGCTTAAGCTGTTTGATGCCTCTCCAGTCTGTGATGGTGCCGCCGCTGTGATAATCACAACTCCTGAAAAAGCAAAGGAGCTTGGAATTCCAAAAGAAAAGTGGGTTGAGATAGCCGGAATGGGGAGGGCAATTGATACAATTAACTTAGCAAACAGGAAGGACTTGCTCAGACTTAAAGCAGCAGAAGTTGCAGCTGAGAGAGCTTACAAGATGGCAGGAATTGAAGCTAAAGATGTGGATCTCTTTGAGGTTCACGATGCATTTACTATCATGGCCGCTTTGAGCTTGGAAGCCGTGGGTGCTGCTGAACGTGGCAAAGGTGCGGAGCTGGCTAAGGAAGGGCAGATCGCAATTGATGGCGACTACCCAATCCAGACGATGGGTGGGCTCAAGTCAAGGGGACATCCAGTTGGTGCAACGGGAGTTTATCAAACCGTTGAAGCAGCTTTACAGCTCAGGGGAGAAGCACCAAATCAAGTACCTGATGCAGAGATTGCACTAACGCAGAACATTGGAGGAACAGGTTCAAACATAACCGTAACAATCCTTAGGAGGGTTTGAAAATGGGGAAGCCAATGCAGGTTTCAAGATTTTGGAGGCACTTTAAAGAGAAATACCGCTTAGTTGGGAGCAAGTGCAAAAAGTGCGGAAAGATCCACTTTCCTCCAAGGCAGGTTTGTGATGAATGTGGAAGCAGAGAGATGGAAGAGATACAGCTCAGCGGAAGAGGAAAGGTTATCAGCTGGACTATTGTGAGAAACCCACCAAGCGGCTTTGAATATTACAAACCCTATCCTCTGGCATTGATTGAGCTTGAAGAAGGGCCCATCATCTTAGCCCAGCTTACAGATGTTGACCCAGAGGAAATTACCTTCGGCATGGAAGTTGAGATGGTCACAAGGAAGATAAGAGAGTTCAACGAAGACGGAATAATACTCTACGGATACAAGTTCAGACCTCCTATTAAGTGAGCTTTTTCCTTTTTTGATTTTGATTCCATAAGCAACATCAGCAACTCCCTCTGTAGAGAAGCGTATTTTCAAACAAGTGAAAAAACCTGCTGATTTACTGGGAGCTTTGCGGCTCATTTTGGACATCTTTAACCATCCTCACCCAAATTCCGCTCTGCCCAACAACTCTGAAGCCATATTTTTCATAGAATTTAATTGCCTTCTTATTCTTCTCGCCAACCCAGAGCTCTATTTTATCGTTGTATTTGCTCAGATAGCAGAGACACTTCTCCATGAGCTTTTTCCCAATGCTCTTACCTTGGTACCGCTTATCAACCACAAACTCATGAATAGCTCCGACGACTTTTCCCTCATATTTGCTGAACCAGTCTCTATCGCAGACTATAAACCCAACGATTTCATCGCCGATTTTAGCAATAAAAAAGCCATCTTTGGCTTTATCCCAGCACCACCGTAAATATCTCCGCGCATATCTTCTACCTTCTCCCCCATACTCCGGCATGTCCTCATATCCTCTCATATAGACATCAACAAGCTTTTCCAAGAGTTCTTGGTTGAATTCTTTCAGCTTCTCTATCTTTACTTCCTCTTCCATACCCATCACTATTAAGTTAAGAGATGGGCTTAAAAAGCATAGGGTTTTTATGGTTTGAGGGAGAGAATAGAGCAGGAGAAGGTGGTTTTAATGGGAAAGGCAAAGCCAAAAATTTGCGAAATTTGCGGTGCTGAAATCAGAGGACAGGGGCACACTGTAAAAATTGAAGGTGCAGAGCTCTTAGTTTGCTCTAACTGTTACAGAAAATATGGAAGAAAGAAGCCTGGAACGTTCAGCATAATGCCAACTGGAAGGGAGCCGAGAAGGACATACAAACCAAAACCAAGACCTCAGAAAAGACCCTACCGAGAAAGACCGCTCTATACAGAGGATATTGTTGAGGATTACGCTGAGAGGGTTTACCAAGCAATACAGAGGAGTAAGATGAGTTATGAGGAGCTTTCCCATAAAGTGGGACTTTCTGTTAATGTACTTAGGAGAATTGCCCACGGCGAATACATGCCAACCATTGAGGAAGCCAAAAAGCTGGAGAGATACTTCAAGATAAAGCTCATTGAGAGAGTGGAAGAAGTGCATGAGGAAAAGATCAGCATACCCAAGGATTACGAGCCAACACTCGGTGACATTGCGAGGATAAAGATCAAGAAGAAAAAGAAGAAATGAGAGAACATTTCAGTAAAACTCCTCTCCTTCCTCTTTCTCAACTTTCTGCTCAATTCTCTTAACCTTCGGCGGATGAAAGCCCTTAAGCTTCTCAAAAGTACCCCACAAGCGCAAAAGCTCCTTATGAACCGGACTTTCCGGAGGAATCACGATTATATGAGCAGGAGGATGGATATCTCTCAGACGACCGATTGCCTTAGCTGGAGGCAAATCAATCTGAGCGACGACATGAGCCCTGTATCTCTTTCTTGGCTTTTCTCCAACGATCTTTTCAAAGGCCCAATCTGAAAGTGCGGGAGGTACTATCCTCGGATCCCCCCTGATCCGCATTCCGCCATATCTCACAAGATCTGCCAAAGCCACCATTGCTTTGTCAAAGTTGTCTGTCCTTATTAATACAATCGTGTTTAGCATTGCTTCCACCTAAGGTCTGCTCATCTTTTGAGTTTTTAAAGGTTTGGCATTTTTAGTAACTATAAGTTCTAAAAATATTCTGCCAAACAAAAACTTCCCAGAAAAGGAACAAACAACCATGTAGACAAAATGAGTAGCATAGTTTTAGTGGAAGCTTACGTTAGGAAATCCACTATTCTTCAAAATTTCCTAAACCTTTAAAAACCTAAAGTGAGGTATTTATAAAGGGTTTTTAAGCCCACTAACTGGGGGTGTAATTTATGGTAGATATGAGCAAGGTAAAGCTTAGGATAGAAAACATCGTTGCTTCTGTGGATCTTTTCACACAGCTCGATTTGGAAAAGGTAATTGAAATATGTCCAAATTCCAAATACAACCCTGAGGAATTCCCCGGTATCATCTGTCGCTTCGATGAGCCTAAAGTTGCCCTCTTGGTTTTCAGCTCAGGTAAGCTCGTCGTTACCGGTGCTAAAAGCGTTGAAGATATTGAAAGAGCTGTCTCAAAGCTTGTCCAGATGCTCTCAAAGATTGGAACTAAGTTCCAAAGGGCTCCCCAAATTGATATTCAAAACATGGTCTTCAGCGGAGACATTGGAATGGAGTTCAACTTGGATGCAGTCGCCTTAGTACTGCCAAACTGTGAGTATGAACCGGAGCAGTTCCCCGGTGTTATCTACCGTGTTAAAGAACCAAGGGCTGTTATTCTGCTCTTCAGCTCAGGAAAGATTGTCTGCTCAGGCGCAAAAAGCGAACATGATGCATGGGAGGCCGTTAGAAAGCTCCTCAGAGAGCTCGAGAAGTACGGTCTGATTGAAGAAGAGGAGGAATTCTGAGTTTTCATAATTTCCTTTTTGTGGTGCTCATGCTTAGGATTCTCTACTCCTCCATTTTTAAAGAGCACAAACCCCTTGATTATCATCCAGAAAATCCCAACCGCTTGGACTTTGCAATTGAAGGGTTAAAAGCCAAAAATCTGTGGCAAAATGTTGTTAAACCAAATCCAGCAAACATTGAAGAAATTTTAGAGGTCCATTTTGAGAATTACGTTGAAAGGATAAGAAAAGCTTCACAAATGGGGTTTCACTACATAGATCCAGATACTTACGTATGCGAGAAAACATGGAATGCAGCAATTTACGCATTTGGAGCGGCAAGAGAAGCTGCCCTAATGGCTTTGGAGGAAAAAGGAATTTATTTAGCTTTGGTGAGACCACCCGGACATCATGCCGGAAAAAGCGGCAGAGCGTTCTATGCTTCTACTTTAGGTTTCTGCATCTTCAACAACATTGCTGGAGCAGCTAAGCTCCTTGAAAGTCTTGAAGGAAATGCATTGATTATAGACTTTGACGTCCATCACGGAAACGGAACTCAGGAAATCTTCTGGAATGATGCAAATGTTGTCCATATAGATTTGCATGAAAGGGATATTTACCCGTGGAGCGGCTATGAATGGGAAGTTGGTGGAAAAGATGCTGAAGGGACAAAGATAAACATTCCAATGACCTCTTATTCGGGCGACGATGATTACATGTACGCTTGGAAGGAAATAGTCATGCCAATTGTAGATGTAATTAAACCAAAGGTTATTTTGATTTCGGCAGGGTTTGATGCGTTCAAAGGTGATGGCTTAGCAACGATCCAGCTAACAGAGGAGTTTTATAGATTTGCCGGGGCAAGCCTTTCTGGTTACAGCCTCAGTGTGGTTCTTGAGGGAGGTTATGGTATAGGGCTCGAAAAAGGGCTGCCCGCTTTTGTTGAAGGCTACATCAAAGGCGAAACTGGAAAAGAGATTATAATGCCAAGTTATGAGACACTTAAAGTTGTTGGAAAAGTTAAAGAGATTTTGAGAGAATGGTGGGAGATTTAAAAATGAAAAGACCTTAAAGCCCAAGCAATTCCTTGGCAGCTTTAACGCCAAGCTCGAAGGCCTTCATATTGACATCAACTGCCTTCTTTGGAACGCTGAGCCTGATGACTTCCTTAACGTGTTCAGCACTCAACGGGAACCCTGGCGTCTGTGTGAGTGCTCCAATGAGGACAACATTTGTTGTGATGACATTTCCAGCCTCCAAAGCCAATTTTTCAGCATCTAAGGTTATGAGCTTGCCCTTAAAGTCCTCCTCGATGATCTTCCTGATTTCCTCCATGCTTGGATATGTCGCTAATCCCATTGAAACTTGAACCGGTGGAATAGGATTTGAGTTTGCTATAACCAACCCACCTTCTTTGAGGTAGTTGATGTATCTCAAAGCTTCAACTGGCTCAAAAGCCATTATGACATCCGCTTTTCCCTCTGGAACCATTGCTCCATAGACATCTTCACCAAATCTGACGTAAGCAATAACTGAACCGAAACGCTGGCTCATTCCGTGAACCTCGCCAACCCTCACCTTGTAGCCAGCATGAAGGGCAGCCCAGCCTAAGAGGTTGGCAGCTGTGAGAATTCCCTGACCGCCAACACCAGTGATGACAATGTTGTACTCCTTAACCATCTCACTCACCCTCCTTCATGACCTCAAACGCTCCGAATGGACAGACCTGTGCACATCCACCACATCCCCAACACATAAGCGGATTCACTTGGGCTTTCTTCTTCTCTGCATCCCAGTAGATTGCCGGACATCCATAGGCGTTAATACAGATCTTACAGCCTGTACACTTATCCTCATTTACTGTGTATATTAGCCACTTCTCACCTCTTCTCCTCAGCTGTCCTATGTGGTGCAAGGCACATACCCTTCTTGCAACAACAACGCTAACTCCTTCTGTCTCAATGGCTTTCTTCATGACTTCATATGTCGCCTTTATGTCATACGGATCCACTACTTCAACGAAGTCAGCACCCATAGCTCTTGCAACCTCTTCAATGAGGATTCTCTTGCCCGGGCCGTGTGGAGTATCGCCCGTTCCCGGGTTGGGCTGATCTCCAGTCATTGCCGTAACAAGGTTGTCGACAACCACTATGACCACATTTGAGCGGTTGTAAATTGCGTTTGCCAAAGCTGGCAGTCCTGTGTGGAAGAACGTTGAGTCACCAATCGTGGCAACGATGACTTTCTTCTTTTCTTTTGTATCTTTTTCACCAGGAACTCCATTCAATGCAACATCCAATCCATGAGCAACACCAATTGATGCACCCATTGCAACCGTCGTGTCAACGGTCTTAAGCGGAGGAAGAACACCAAGCGTGTAACATCCAATGTCGCTTGGGAATATCGCTTTTGAACCGGCGGCTTTTCTTATAGCATAGAAGGTGTTCCTGTGAGGACACGCCGGACACAGGCTTGGAGGTCTTGGTGGAACGATGGCTGAAACTTTCTTATACTTCCCGTCAACACTCTCAAAGTCAATCGGAGTCTCAAGACCAAGGAATTTTGCTATCGCAGTTACAGCTCTCCTTGTTGTCATTTCATAAACTCTTGGAACGTAGTCTTTTCCATGAATCGGAATTCTTATCCCATTGTCAAAAGCCCATACCTTAACCTGCTCTTCAACAACCGGCTCGAGCTCTTCAACTATGAGAACTCTTTCCAATCCATTAAAGAACTTCTCAAGCAGTTTGTATGGAACAGGGAAAGGCGTGCCAAGCTTTAGGATTTTCACCTCATCAACGCCAAGCCATGCTAAAGCTTCTTTTACATATGAATAAGCCAATCCTGGGGCTATGATACCTACTTTAGCGTCTTCTTTGCCCTCAATCCAGTTGAATGGGCATTTGGCAAGCTCTTCCCTGATCTTTTCAATCTTCTCCAGAATCTGTGGGTGGAACTTCCTTGCGTTAGAGGGAACATCAACAAACCTTGATGGGTCTTTCTTAAAGTCACCAAATTTCCTCTTTGCCTGCTTAATCTCCTCTGGGAGCTCGCCTAAAATGACATCTCCCCTTGCGTGTGAAATTCTCGTTGTGGTTCTCAAGATAACCATGTGCTTGAACTTCTCGCTTAGTTCAAAGGCATATTTTGTCATTTCCTTTGCTTCATGCGGACTTGAGGGCTCAAGAACTGGAACATTAGCAAACTTTGCATAAACCCTTGTATCCTGCTCGTTCTGTGAGGACCACATGCTCGGATCATCAGCAACCATTATGACAAATCCACCTTCAACACCCATACCAACGGCACTGAGGAAAGTGTCTGCTGCAACATTCAATCCGACGTGCTTCATTGCTGTCATAGCCCTCAATCCAGACCATGCTGCACTTAAAGCTGTCTCAAATGCAACCTTCTCGTTTGTTGAATACTCCATATAAACGCCCGCTTTTTCTGCAACAGCAGCCATCGTGTCCGTAAGCTCAGAACTTGGTGTTCCAGGATAAGCTGCGAAAACAGCTATGTTTGCCTCAAGGGCACCTCTTGCTATTGCGTGATTTCCCAAAAGGAGAACCTTCTCTCCAGGCTTATCCCATAAAACTATGTCAGTAACCTTTGCCATCTACAACACCTCATCCATTTTTCCTTCTTGCGATTTCCCAAAGGGCATATGCCGCTATTCCCACATCTTCAGGCCTTTCATAAACCGGAATGCCTTCTTTCTCAAGGAGCTCTTTAGCTGGCTCACTGACATAGCCAGCCATGAATAATGCCAAAACAGGCTTTCCGTTATTAACTTCCTTCACAGCTCTTATGACGCCTTCAGCATGCTCCGTTGGAGTCATTCCAGCAAATGTAGGAACTACACAAATTGCAATGAGCATATCAACGTTCTTATCCTCCAAAAGTAGCTTGGCAGTCTTGTAGTACTCTTCTCCCCTTGCGCTTGCTATCATGTCCACGGGATTCTTAACGGCAGCCATTGGAGGTAAAAACTCCCTAAGTTTCTGCATTGTTTCCTCTTCAAGATTTGCCAATTTGAGTCCGTGTTTGTCAATTTCATCGGCCGTTAACACTCCAGGACCGCCAGCATTTGTCATAATTGCAACTCTGTTGCCCTTCGGAAGAGGCTGGGTAAATGCTCTTGCCATGCTGAGCATCTCATCAATCGTATTTGCAACCAAAATGCCGGTCTGCTTAAATGCTGCCTCATAGATCTTGTAGCTTCCAGCTAATGAACCTGTATGACTTGAAGCAGCCCTCGCTCCGCTCTCACTCTTTCCAGCCTTGAGAACAATGACAGGCTTCTTTTTGGTGACTTTTTTAGCGGCTTCCATGAACTTCCTTCCATCCTTAACACCTTCAATGTACAGCGCGATTGCCTTGCTCTCTTCATCATCTGCTAAGTACTCCATGAGCTCTGAAAAGTCAACATCAGCCATGTTCCCAATGCTTATGAACTTAGAAAAGCCAATTCCTTCCTTAACAGTTTTATAAACAATTCCAGCTCCCAACGCACCGCTCTGAGAAACAAATGCTATGTCGCCCCTCTTTGCATCCATGATGAATGTTGCGTTCATATCATTGTGAGTGTTCATTATCCCGACACAGTTGGGGCCGATGATCCTCATTCCATATTTGTGGGCAATTTCAACGAGTTCTTTTTCCTCCCTCTTCCCTTCTTCTCCAGTTTCCCCAAATCCGGCCGTGATTAGAACAATTCCCTTCACGCCCTTTTCACCGCAGTCAATTACTGTCTGCTTGACAAAGCGCTTTGGAACAACGATTACCGCTAAGTCCACTTCATCCGGGATGTTTCTGACATTCTTGTAAGCTTTAACCCCTTGGACAACTTCATCTTTTACGTTTACTGGGTAAACTCTGCCCTCTTTGTATTTCTTGAGATTTTTAAAAACTTCATAGCCGAGCTTTAAAGGATCATTAGAAGCACCAATTACAGCTATTGCCTTAGGTTTGAAGAAATAATCGAACGTCATTTTTACAATCACCGAATTTTACATCGGTAAAAGTCTATATAAGCTTTCCGAAAAGGTACAGTTAGACGTTTTTGAGCATAAATAAAGGAAAATAGTCGTCAATGGGATAAAAGCAGCACCAATGTCCAAATATATGTAAAGTCCCAACTACGAACCTTTTATTACAACAAAATCCTCAAATTTAACATTTCAACTTGAGTTCAGAGTGGATGGGTAGCAACCTCTTCGAAACATTTAAGTAATCTTTTGTTATTATTCCAAATGTAGCTTCTGGAGGTGGTAAAGATGGTGAAGATAAGGTTTTTAGGGCATGCGGCATTTGAGATCGAAGGAAGCAAGAGAATTCTCATTGATCCATTCTTAACAGGAAATCCTGTTGCAGCTACAAAGCCAGAGGACTTTGATAAGGTTGATCTGATTTTAGTTACTCATATGCATGGTGACCACGTTGGTGATGCCGTAAAAATCGCACAGAAGACCGGAGCAAAGATTGTGGCAATGTATGACATAGCAAATTACCTTGTTGAAAGGAACAAGGGTATAACAACTATTGGGATGAACTACGGCCCAACTGAGATTGATGGAGTAAAGATCGTTCAAGTCCCAGCCTGGCATTCAAGCGGAGCAGATGAAGGCTTCATGGTGGGCAACGCATGCGGGTTCATAATTGGCATTGACGGTGTAACAATTTACCACGCCGGCGACACGTATGTATTCAAGGACATGGAGCTCTTCGGCGAGCTTTATGGAATTGATGTTGCCTTACTCCCAATCGGAGGACACTTTACAATGGGGCCAAAAGAGGCGGCAAAGGCAGTTGAACTGTTAAAGCCCAAATATGTAATCCCAATGCACTACAACACCTGGCCGCCGATTGCTCAGGATCCAGAAGAATTTAAGAAGCTTGTTGGAGACAAAGCGGAGGTCATAATCCTCAAGCCTGGAGAAACCTTCGAGCTTTGAAAAACCTTTTAAACTCTTTTCTTTTAGCTTTATTCTGGTGGTAAGATTGAAGAATAAAGTCTGGATTTCACTTTCACTGCTCATATTGCTGGCAGTGTCCTTGGTAAGCTTCACTCTTCTTCCTGTGAATGCACAGGAAAACAAGCAGCAGTACGATTTAATAATTGTTAGGAATGATGATTTAATTGACTACATTGTCGCTCTTCCCTATTCTAAGCTTATAAATGCCCCCATCTTACCTGTAGATCCTCAAATGCTTGATGATAAAACAAAAGCCCAGCTTTACTCCTATGCACAGCTTGGGTGGAGGAAGATACTTATAGTGGGCAACTCGAATGCTATAAGCAAAGAAGTTGAGGATGAACTTCTCTCCCTTGGTTTTAGTGTTACAAGGATTGGAGGGGCTGTAAGAACGGAAACGGCAGAAAAGTTAGCAGTTGCCTTTTATCCAGAGGGAAGCAACACCGTTGTCTTGGCAAGTGCAATGGATTATGGGTCAGCATTGGCTGCGGCAAAGTTCGCAATGGAGTATCAGCTTCCTCTGCTTTTAACTTTGGAGAATGACCTATCAGAGTTTACCATTATGGGGCTGAAGAAGCTCCATCCAAGATTGGTCATCATGATCGGTACCGGATTAAACGAAACAATTGAAAAAAGGCTGCAGGAGATGGGTTACGAAACCTACTGGCTTGGGCACCAGATTGGACCGCCTCCAGTTTCAAAACCCGAAAAAGAGTCCCCAATCCCATGGGTTGTCATTGGTGCTGTGCTGTCTCTCGCAATTGCAGTTCCGATAATTCTCTATTGGGCAAAGAAGAAGTGGGCAGCAAACAGAGTTCCAATTGAAGTTTTAACTGAAAAGGAGAGGATAGTTGTTAAGGCAATACTTGAAAAAGGTGGGAAGGTTAAACAAGAGGATTTGCCAGAGTTAACTGGATATTCGAGACCTACAGTGAGCAGAATAGTCCAAGAGCTTGAGAAGAAGCAGCTTGTAACGAGGGAAAAAATCGGAAAAACATTCATAGTAAAGCTGATAAAGGAAATAAACCTCAAAGAATAGGTCGGATAAGCCCTCCGCTCATCACAGCTCAGGGTCCTGGCTGTTTCCTCATCCCCTTTGGGTTTTTGCTTTTCCCTTAATAAAAATTAAGAAAAGGTTCACTTCTTGAAGAGATGGCCGTGTGCCCTGTTTATGTGCTTGATATAATCCTTGCTTCTCTTAAATACCATCCCACATCTTGGGCATCTGAAGAATATCTCACCGTCCCTGTCCCTGACCTTTATTGCCTTCAACACCGCCATCTCTCCACCCCCGTGCTTTGATTTTTAGGCTTGATTTTTAAGCTTTACTTTGTGTTGTGCGAAGCTCAGTTAGGGACACAGAAAGGTGAGTAGGAAGTGTGATTTCTATAGAAATCTATCCGGGGTCGTGGGGGAGTAGCCCCCCGATAGATAAGAAGAAAGCGAGGTGTGGAGCGGAGCTCCACTATGGGGGTTTGAGAGTACAGCAAACTTTGCATAGCAAAGTTTGATCAAAAGGTTAAACTATCAAAAATTGCCAGAAAGAGTTTGTATGCCATCCAAGATTTCAGTAGGCATCAATTGGTTTCACTGTTTTAGTTTTTAGGATGATTACGTTGTTCCATTTTTCTTTTGACGCCCTTTGGGCACCATGTTGGAGTGAAACCTTGAAACACAGCTCATTTAATGGTGAAACCATTTGAGAGTGGCAGATTAATTGCAACATACAAGTTGAATCTTGAGCATCAGAACAGTCAGAAACTTTCCGCCAGCGCTTGCGCAAGCAAGGGCTGTAATGGTGGGCCCGCGGGGACTTGAACCCCGGACCTCCGCCTTGTGAGGGCGGCGTCATAACCAGTCTAGACCACGGGCCCTTCCCGGCAATAATGAACAGAGCGAAAAATATAAAGCTTTCGCTACAAATCTCTCCGCCTAAGTATCTCTTCCGGAGCATCGGCGAATGCCACGAGATACTCCTTCTCGACTATATGCAACCTTCCTGGGACAACCATTATGTGAGGCTGCTTTCCAAAGTCCTCCTTTATCATATCCTCCACGTAGCCGGCTTTGAGCGTAGGATTGAGCGAGCCGGCCCTCGCTAAGACTACCACAAAAGTTTCAGGCGTAAACACGTTT
This genomic window contains:
- a CDS encoding hydroxymethylglutaryl-CoA synthase: MKRLLKPAKEVGIVGYGAYVPMFRIKNAEIGRVWGVNGFPIEEKAVNNLDEDALTIGIEAARNALKRAKIDPKLIRAIWFGSESKPYAVKPSATVIAEAIGATPDLDAADFEFACKAGTEALQAAIGFVGSGMAEYAMAIGADTAQGRPGDHLEFTAAAGGAAYIVGEKSSETLAYFEGSYSYVTDTPDFWRRQHEHYPRHGNRFTGEPAYFHHVISAAKGLMEELGLTVNDFDYAVFHQPNVKFPLTAAKILGIPIEKVKPGLLSGIIGNTYSGATLVGVSAVLDIAKPGERILWVSFGSGAGSDAFSLVVQDAIEEKRDLAPKTWDYINRKKYIDYALYVKHRGKLIM
- a CDS encoding thiolase domain-containing protein — protein: MKKAVIIGVGMTPVGEHWKTSLRDLAVEALLNAMDDANLDKVDSLYVGNMISGPFVEQENLGALIADWAGLGHIPAVKIEAACASGGAAVQEGAKAVMSGLEDVVAVVGVEKMTDAWPSDATRYLAYASDAEWELFHGASFVALNALVMRYYMHTYGYTEEDLALFAVNAHINGAKNPYAMFKKPIKVETVLRSPYIADPLKLFDASPVCDGAAAVIITTPEKAKELGIPKEKWVEIAGMGRAIDTINLANRKDLLRLKAAEVAAERAYKMAGIEAKDVDLFEVHDAFTIMAALSLEAVGAAERGKGAELAKEGQIAIDGDYPIQTMGGLKSRGHPVGATGVYQTVEAALQLRGEAPNQVPDAEIALTQNIGGTGSNITVTILRRV
- a CDS encoding Zn-ribbon domain-containing OB-fold protein, whose translation is MGKPMQVSRFWRHFKEKYRLVGSKCKKCGKIHFPPRQVCDECGSREMEEIQLSGRGKVISWTIVRNPPSGFEYYKPYPLALIELEEGPIILAQLTDVDPEEITFGMEVEMVTRKIREFNEDGIILYGYKFRPPIK
- a CDS encoding GNAT family N-acetyltransferase; protein product: MEEEVKIEKLKEFNQELLEKLVDVYMRGYEDMPEYGGEGRRYARRYLRWCWDKAKDGFFIAKIGDEIVGFIVCDRDWFSKYEGKVVGAIHEFVVDKRYQGKSIGKKLMEKCLCYLSKYNDKIELWVGEKNKKAIKFYEKYGFRVVGQSGIWVRMVKDVQNEPQSSQ
- a CDS encoding multiprotein bridging factor aMBF1; the protein is MGKAKPKICEICGAEIRGQGHTVKIEGAELLVCSNCYRKYGRKKPGTFSIMPTGREPRRTYKPKPRPQKRPYRERPLYTEDIVEDYAERVYQAIQRSKMSYEELSHKVGLSVNVLRRIAHGEYMPTIEEAKKLERYFKIKLIERVEEVHEEKISIPKDYEPTLGDIARIKIKKKKKK
- a CDS encoding DUF356 domain-containing protein; protein product: MLNTIVLIRTDNFDKAMVALADLVRYGGMRIRGDPRIVPPALSDWAFEKIVGEKPRKRYRAHVVAQIDLPPAKAIGRLRDIHPPAHIIVIPPESPVHKELLRLWGTFEKLKGFHPPKVKRIEQKVEKEEGEEFY
- a CDS encoding TATA-box-binding protein — translated: MVDMSKVKLRIENIVASVDLFTQLDLEKVIEICPNSKYNPEEFPGIICRFDEPKVALLVFSSGKLVVTGAKSVEDIERAVSKLVQMLSKIGTKFQRAPQIDIQNMVFSGDIGMEFNLDAVALVLPNCEYEPEQFPGVIYRVKEPRAVILLFSSGKIVCSGAKSEHDAWEAVRKLLRELEKYGLIEEEEEF
- a CDS encoding histone deacetylase family protein, whose protein sequence is MLRILYSSIFKEHKPLDYHPENPNRLDFAIEGLKAKNLWQNVVKPNPANIEEILEVHFENYVERIRKASQMGFHYIDPDTYVCEKTWNAAIYAFGAAREAALMALEEKGIYLALVRPPGHHAGKSGRAFYASTLGFCIFNNIAGAAKLLESLEGNALIIDFDVHHGNGTQEIFWNDANVVHIDLHERDIYPWSGYEWEVGGKDAEGTKINIPMTSYSGDDDYMYAWKEIVMPIVDVIKPKVILISAGFDAFKGDGLATIQLTEEFYRFAGASLSGYSLSVVLEGGYGIGLEKGLPAFVEGYIKGETGKEIIMPSYETLKVVGKVKEILREWWEI
- a CDS encoding indolepyruvate oxidoreductase subunit beta; this encodes MVKEYNIVITGVGGQGILTAANLLGWAALHAGYKVRVGEVHGMSQRFGSVIAYVRFGEDVYGAMVPEGKADVIMAFEPVEALRYINYLKEGGLVIANSNPIPPVQVSMGLATYPSMEEIRKIIEEDFKGKLITLDAEKLALEAGNVITTNVVLIGALTQTPGFPLSAEHVKEVIRLSVPKKAVDVNMKAFELGVKAAKELLGL